A region from the Enterobacter roggenkampii genome encodes:
- a CDS encoding DUF1656 domain-containing protein, translating to MTFFHRSEGLPLQDLIFGASVYFPPLFKAVLVGFILWLIAHRLLRDWMYSGEIWHPMLMDLSLFALCVCLGLAVLIVW from the coding sequence GTGACCTTTTTTCATCGCTCAGAGGGTTTACCCCTCCAGGACCTGATCTTCGGTGCGTCAGTCTACTTTCCCCCTCTGTTTAAGGCCGTGCTGGTGGGCTTTATTCTCTGGCTCATCGCGCATCGCCTGCTTCGCGACTGGATGTATTCCGGCGAAATCTGGCATCCCATGCTGATGGATCTTTCCCTGTTTGCCCTCTGTGTATGCCTGGGCCTTGCTGTTCTGATCGTGTGGTGA
- the slyA gene encoding transcriptional regulator SlyA, with protein sequence MKLESPLGSDLARLVRVWRALIDHRLKPLELTQTHWVTLHNIHQLPPDQSQIQLAKAIGIEQPSLVRTLDQLEEKGLISRQTCASDRRAKRIKLTEKAAPIITEMEAVITKTRGEILSGVSPAELEMLISLIARLEQNIHELQSRD encoded by the coding sequence ATGAAATTGGAATCGCCATTAGGTTCTGATCTGGCAAGGTTGGTACGCGTCTGGCGTGCTCTGATTGACCATCGCCTGAAACCTCTGGAATTGACACAGACGCATTGGGTCACGCTGCACAACATTCATCAGCTGCCGCCCGACCAGTCGCAAATTCAACTGGCAAAAGCGATAGGCATTGAGCAACCGTCACTGGTGCGCACGCTTGACCAGCTGGAAGAGAAGGGGCTGATCTCCCGACAAACCTGCGCCAGCGATCGTCGCGCCAAGCGGATAAAACTCACTGAGAAAGCGGCGCCTATCATTACTGAAATGGAAGCTGTGATTACCAAAACGCGCGGTGAAATCCTTTCAGGCGTTTCACCGGCGGAGCTGGAAATGCTCATTAGCCTCATTGCTCGCCTTGAGCAAAACATCCATGAGCTACAGTCTCGCGACTGA
- a CDS encoding GGDEF domain-containing protein, whose amino-acid sequence MLANSRCLKGRYISFCFGCLVVIGILQALFSKVVEWVPSFSPLLFPTLTIFLLVFHLFIACFMAMKYWCDKRRLYLIAIAFAFAGSALLMVGTLSSFPAWLNLYQFNVVNYNDAMIYFMFRHFLMAVLFIVAAILYPTRDYPFSRLAHISIVSGAFLFTACVVGLAWIYSSHSPLLSIDLVDNETRQFMVLWSQCINISLIVFWVVSLVTLMFVTRVRNLFWVGGNFLCVCYIVTLAMLLVGGHAEDISWYRARLFETVATLMIIFVLLYDVFMLYRDSHLKYQQSYQNSIRDPLTRLYNRSYFYESLNQALDMAKPSRPVSVIVSDLDRFKRINDNYGHLQGDKVLQFVANLLMDSVRPQDIAARIGGEEFVLMLANTSSDAAHQVAERIRLKLSSFDKTSSGGQLPEPITISMGVFTATSSSVTAEACVESADKAMYEAKETGRNRVVVFK is encoded by the coding sequence ATGCTTGCGAATAGTCGTTGTCTAAAAGGTCGTTATATCTCGTTCTGTTTCGGTTGCCTTGTCGTCATCGGAATATTACAAGCTCTCTTTTCAAAAGTGGTTGAATGGGTTCCCTCCTTCTCGCCTCTTTTGTTCCCTACGCTCACCATTTTTTTACTCGTGTTTCACCTGTTTATTGCCTGCTTTATGGCAATGAAATACTGGTGTGATAAGCGGCGGCTCTATCTGATTGCGATCGCCTTTGCCTTTGCCGGTTCGGCACTGTTGATGGTCGGAACGCTGTCCAGCTTTCCAGCGTGGCTGAACCTCTATCAGTTCAACGTCGTGAACTACAACGATGCGATGATCTACTTTATGTTCCGCCACTTTTTAATGGCGGTGTTGTTCATCGTTGCGGCAATACTCTATCCTACGCGCGATTACCCCTTTTCACGGTTGGCGCATATCTCAATTGTGAGCGGGGCGTTTCTCTTTACCGCCTGCGTTGTGGGACTGGCCTGGATATATTCCAGTCACTCGCCCTTGTTATCCATTGACCTGGTTGATAACGAAACCCGTCAGTTTATGGTGCTCTGGAGCCAATGCATAAATATTTCTTTAATTGTCTTCTGGGTGGTTTCATTAGTAACGCTGATGTTTGTCACGCGCGTGCGCAATTTATTCTGGGTAGGCGGAAATTTCCTGTGCGTTTGCTATATCGTCACGCTCGCCATGCTGTTAGTAGGCGGACATGCTGAAGATATATCGTGGTATCGCGCCCGGCTATTTGAAACCGTCGCTACGCTGATGATTATTTTTGTACTGCTCTACGACGTCTTCATGCTGTACCGTGATTCCCATTTAAAATATCAGCAGTCATATCAAAATTCGATTCGCGATCCGCTTACGCGCCTTTATAACCGTAGCTATTTTTATGAATCGTTAAACCAGGCGCTGGACATGGCGAAACCCAGCCGCCCAGTTTCGGTTATCGTCAGCGATCTCGACCGCTTCAAGCGTATCAACGATAACTATGGCCACCTTCAGGGAGACAAAGTCTTACAGTTTGTCGCCAATCTGCTGATGGATTCCGTACGCCCGCAGGACATCGCGGCTCGAATCGGCGGTGAGGAGTTTGTGCTGATGCTGGCCAACACCTCTTCAGATGCAGCCCACCAGGTGGCGGAACGCATTCGGTTGAAGCTAAGCAGCTTTGATAAAACCAGCAGCGGAGGGCAGCTACCTGAGCCGATTACCATCAGCATGGGAGTATTTACGGCGACGTCATCGTCCGTGACCGCAGAAGCGTGCGTGGAGAGTGCCGACAAGGCGATGTATGAGGCGAAGGAGACAGGCCGTAATCGAGTGGTGGTCTTTAAGTAA
- the slyB gene encoding outer membrane lipoprotein SlyB: MILRVLGVSLIGLTLAGCVNDSSLSGDVYSASEAKQVQNVTYGTVVNARPVQIQGGDENNVMGAIGGAVLGGFLGNTVGGGTGRSLATAAGAVAGGVAGQGVQGAMNKTQGVELEIRKDDGSTIMVVQKQGSTRFSAGQRVVLASNGSQVTVSPR; the protein is encoded by the coding sequence ATGATTTTACGTGTACTGGGCGTTTCGCTGATTGGTTTAACTCTGGCTGGCTGTGTGAATGACAGTTCACTTTCTGGCGACGTGTATAGCGCTTCTGAAGCGAAACAGGTTCAGAACGTGACTTACGGTACCGTTGTTAACGCACGCCCTGTACAGATTCAGGGTGGTGATGAAAACAACGTGATGGGCGCCATCGGCGGTGCCGTTCTGGGTGGTTTCCTGGGTAATACCGTCGGCGGCGGTACGGGCCGTTCTCTGGCAACAGCCGCAGGCGCAGTGGCCGGTGGTGTAGCAGGCCAGGGTGTTCAGGGTGCGATGAACAAAACTCAGGGCGTCGAGCTGGAAATTCGTAAAGACGACGGCAGCACCATTATGGTTGTTCAGAAACAAGGCAGCACCCGCTTCTCCGCAGGTCAGCGCGTTGTGCTGGCAAGCAACGGAAGCCAGGTGACCGTTTCTCCACGTTAA
- the anmK gene encoding anhydro-N-acetylmuramic acid kinase, which translates to MKSGRYIGVMSGTSLDGVDVVLAAIDENMVAQQASLTWPIPISLKEDILSICQGQQLTLSQLGQLDVRLGALFADAVQALMQKEHLRPQDVVAIGCHGQTVWHEPIGDAPHTLQIGDNNQIVAKTGVTVVGDFRRRDIALGGQGAPLVPAFHQALLAHPSERRMVLNIGGIANLSMLIPGQPVRGYDTGPGNMLMDAWIWRQCGQPYDKNAEWASEGKVILPLLQSMLSDPYFALPAPKSTGREYFNFGWLERQLASFPALAPQDVQATLAELTAVSISEQVLLSGGCERLLVCGGGSRNPLVMARLAGLLPGTEVSTTDEAGISGDDMEALAFAWLAWRTVAGLPGNLPSVTGAREASVLGAIFPANPRHNQS; encoded by the coding sequence ATGAAATCGGGTCGCTACATTGGTGTGATGTCAGGCACCAGTCTGGATGGGGTAGATGTCGTTCTGGCCGCCATTGATGAAAACATGGTGGCACAGCAGGCGAGCCTGACCTGGCCAATCCCCATTTCATTGAAAGAGGATATTCTCAGTATCTGTCAGGGGCAGCAGCTGACCCTTTCGCAGCTTGGACAGCTGGATGTTCGCCTGGGGGCGCTGTTTGCGGATGCGGTGCAGGCTTTGATGCAAAAAGAACATCTTCGTCCGCAGGATGTGGTGGCCATCGGGTGTCACGGACAAACGGTCTGGCATGAACCCATCGGCGATGCCCCGCACACCCTGCAAATCGGCGATAACAACCAGATTGTGGCGAAAACGGGCGTCACGGTGGTCGGCGATTTCCGTCGTCGCGATATTGCCCTTGGCGGACAGGGCGCACCGCTGGTGCCCGCGTTTCATCAGGCGCTGCTGGCACACCCTTCAGAACGGCGTATGGTGCTCAACATTGGTGGGATCGCCAATCTGTCGATGCTTATTCCGGGGCAGCCGGTTCGCGGCTACGATACCGGCCCGGGCAATATGTTAATGGATGCCTGGATCTGGCGTCAGTGCGGGCAACCGTATGATAAAAACGCGGAGTGGGCGAGTGAGGGTAAGGTGATTCTCCCGCTGCTGCAGTCCATGCTGAGCGATCCTTATTTTGCCTTACCGGCACCGAAAAGCACGGGGCGTGAATACTTCAACTTTGGCTGGCTTGAGCGCCAGCTGGCGTCATTCCCGGCGCTCGCGCCGCAGGATGTTCAGGCGACGCTTGCCGAGCTTACGGCCGTGTCGATTTCTGAACAGGTGCTGCTTAGCGGCGGATGTGAACGCCTGCTGGTGTGCGGCGGGGGAAGCCGTAACCCGCTGGTGATGGCGCGTCTTGCCGGGCTGCTGCCGGGTACCGAAGTGTCGACGACCGATGAGGCCGGCATCAGCGGTGATGATATGGAGGCGCTGGCCTTTGCCTGGCTTGCCTGGCGCACCGTTGCCGGGCTGCCGGGCAATTTACCGTCGGTAACCGGCGCGCGCGAGGCGAGCGTTCTTGGGGCGATTTTCCCGGCAAATCCGCGTCATAATCAGAGTTAA
- the mliC gene encoding C-type lysozyme inhibitor: MPMKKLLLIAAPLLLSGCSVYNQLVERMQTDTLEYRCDEKPLTVKLNNPRQEASFVYDNKLLTLKQGISASGARYTDGIYVFWSKGDSATVYKRDRIVLNNCQLENPKR; this comes from the coding sequence ATGCCCATGAAAAAACTTCTTCTTATTGCCGCCCCTTTGCTGCTGTCAGGATGCAGCGTCTACAACCAGCTCGTTGAGCGCATGCAGACCGATACCCTGGAGTATCGCTGCGACGAAAAACCGTTGACCGTGAAGCTGAACAATCCGCGCCAGGAAGCCAGTTTTGTTTACGACAATAAATTGCTGACGCTGAAGCAGGGCATTTCGGCCTCGGGCGCACGCTACACCGACGGTATCTATGTCTTCTGGTCGAAAGGCGACAGCGCCACGGTCTACAAACGCGACCGTATTGTGCTGAACAATTGCCAGCTCGAAAATCCGAAGCGTTGA
- the pdxH gene encoding pyridoxamine 5'-phosphate oxidase — protein sequence MSDNDELQQIAHLRREYTKGGLRRQDLPAEPLVLFERWLKQACEAKLADPTAMVVATVDENGQPYQRIVLLKHYDEKGLVFYTNLGSRKAHHLENNPRISLLFPWHMLERQVMVTGKAERLSTLEVVKYFHSRPRDSQIGAWVSKQSSRISARGVLESKFLELKQKFQQGEIPLPSFWGGFRIPIEQIEFWQGGEHRLHDRFLYQRENGGWKIDRLAP from the coding sequence ATGTCAGATAACGACGAACTGCAGCAAATTGCGCATCTGCGCCGTGAATACACCAAAGGCGGCCTGCGTCGCCAGGATCTTCCCGCTGAACCCCTCGTGCTTTTTGAACGCTGGCTGAAACAGGCCTGCGAAGCGAAACTTGCCGACCCAACGGCGATGGTTGTCGCAACGGTAGATGAAAACGGTCAACCGTATCAGCGTATCGTATTGCTCAAGCATTATGACGAGAAAGGGCTGGTGTTCTATACCAACCTTGGCAGCCGCAAAGCGCACCATCTGGAAAACAATCCGCGTATCAGCCTGCTGTTCCCGTGGCACATGCTGGAACGTCAGGTGATGGTGACCGGCAAAGCGGAACGTCTCTCGACGCTGGAAGTGGTGAAGTATTTCCACAGTCGTCCGCGTGACAGCCAGATTGGCGCCTGGGTATCAAAACAGTCCAGCCGCATTTCCGCCCGCGGCGTGTTGGAAAGTAAATTCCTCGAGCTGAAGCAGAAGTTCCAGCAGGGTGAAATCCCGCTGCCGAGCTTCTGGGGTGGTTTCCGCATCCCGATTGAGCAAATCGAATTCTGGCAGGGGGGCGAACATCGCCTGCACGACCGCTTTTTATACCAGCGCGAGAATGGCGGCTGGAAAATCGACAGACTGGCGCCGTAA
- the tyrS gene encoding tyrosine--tRNA ligase, giving the protein MASSNLIKQLQERGLVAQVTDEEALAERLAQGPIALYCGFDPTADSLHLGHLVPLLCLKRFQMAGHKPVALVGGATGLIGDPSFKAAERKLNTEDTVQEWVDKIRKQVAPFLDFNCGDNAAIAANNYDWFGSMNVLTFLRDIGKHFSVNQMINKEAVKQRLNRDDQGISFTEFSYNLLQGYDFACLNKLHGVSLQIGGSDQWGNITSGIDLTRRLHQNQVFGLTVPLITKADGTKFGKTEGGAVWLDPKKTSPYKFYQFWINTADADVYRFLKFFTFMDIEDINALEEEDKNSGKAPRAQYVLADEVTKLVHGEEGLAAAKRITASLFNGTLSDLSEADFEQLAQDGVPMVEMEKGADLMQALVDSELQPSRGQARKTIASNAITINGEKQADPEYTFVDGDRLYGRYTLLRRGKKNYCLVCWK; this is encoded by the coding sequence ATGGCAAGCAGTAACTTGATTAAACAATTGCAAGAGCGGGGCCTCGTGGCCCAGGTGACGGACGAGGAAGCGTTAGCAGAGCGACTGGCGCAAGGCCCGATCGCGCTCTATTGCGGCTTCGATCCCACCGCTGACAGCTTGCATTTGGGGCATCTTGTTCCATTGTTATGCCTGAAACGCTTCCAGATGGCGGGCCATAAGCCTGTTGCCCTGGTGGGCGGCGCGACCGGTCTGATTGGTGACCCAAGCTTCAAAGCCGCTGAGCGTAAACTGAACACCGAAGATACCGTGCAGGAGTGGGTCGATAAGATCCGCAAACAGGTTGCACCGTTCCTCGACTTCAACTGTGGCGATAACGCCGCGATTGCCGCGAACAACTACGACTGGTTTGGCAGCATGAACGTGCTGACCTTCCTGCGCGACATCGGCAAGCACTTCTCTGTTAACCAGATGATTAACAAAGAGGCCGTGAAGCAGCGTCTGAACCGTGACGACCAGGGTATCTCCTTTACCGAGTTCTCCTACAACCTGCTGCAGGGGTATGACTTTGCCTGCCTGAACAAACTGCACGGTGTTTCCCTGCAGATTGGCGGTTCTGACCAGTGGGGTAATATCACCTCCGGTATCGACCTGACCCGTCGCCTGCACCAGAATCAGGTCTTTGGTCTGACCGTTCCGCTGATTACCAAAGCTGACGGTACCAAATTTGGTAAAACCGAAGGCGGCGCGGTATGGCTCGATCCGAAGAAAACCAGCCCGTACAAATTCTACCAGTTCTGGATCAACACGGCGGATGCCGATGTTTATCGCTTCCTGAAGTTCTTCACCTTTATGGATATTGAAGACATCAATGCGCTGGAAGAAGAAGACAAGAACAGCGGTAAAGCGCCACGCGCGCAGTACGTGCTGGCAGATGAAGTGACCAAACTGGTTCACGGTGAAGAAGGTCTGGCCGCGGCAAAACGCATTACTGCAAGCCTGTTCAACGGTACCCTGAGCGATCTGAGCGAAGCGGACTTCGAACAGCTGGCGCAGGACGGCGTGCCAATGGTTGAGATGGAGAAAGGGGCTGACCTGATGCAGGCGCTGGTGGATTCTGAGCTGCAGCCTTCCCGCGGTCAGGCGCGTAAAACCATCGCCTCAAACGCGATCACCATCAACGGTGAAAAGCAGGCTGACCCGGAATACACCTTTGTTGATGGCGACCGTCTGTATGGCCGCTACACCCTGCTGCGTCGCGGTAAGAAAAACTACTGCCTTGTCTGCTGGAAATAA